A stretch of the Papaver somniferum cultivar HN1 chromosome 6, ASM357369v1, whole genome shotgun sequence genome encodes the following:
- the LOC113290155 gene encoding sanguinarine reductase-like — translation MAESNQKITVLVTGASGLTGEIAFKKLKERSDKFVVRGLVRSEASKQRLGGGDEIFLGDVMDKKSLETAMQGIDALIILTSAVPKVVPGSYPGADGKRAEDVFGESFDFNGPMPEFYYEEGQFPEQIDWIGQKNQIDTAKSCGVKHIVLVGSMGGTDPNNFLNHMANGNILVWKRKAEQYLADSGIPYTIIRAGGLDNKVGGRELLVGKDDELLSTENHFIARADVAEACVQALQIEESKFKAFDLGSMPEGVGEPTKDFKALFALVTTRF, via the exons atggcagAATCAAATCAAAAAATCACAGTCCTTGTCACTGGAGCTTCAGGCTTAACTG GTGAAATTGCATTCAAGAAGCTGAAAGAAAGATCAGACAAATTTGTGGTTCGGGGTTTAGTAAGATCAGAAGCAAGTAAACAAAGACTTGGTGGAGGTGATGAAATTTTTCTAGGTGATGTCATGGATAAGAAAAGCCTTGAAACTGCTATGCAAGGAATTGATGCGTTGATTATACTAACAAGTGCTGTGCCAAAGGTAGTACCTGGTTCATATCCTGGTGCTGATGGCAAAAGAGCTGAGGATGTATTCGGTGAATCATTTGATTTCAATGGTCCAATGCCTGAATTCTATTACGAGGAAGGGCAATTCCCTGaacagattgattggattggACAAAAGAATCAGATCGATACTGCGAAATCTTGTGGTGTGAAACATATTGTTTTGGTTGGATCAATGGGTGGAACTGACCCTAATAATTTCTTGAATCACATGGCTAATGGAAACATACTT GTTTGGAAGAGAAAGGCTGAGCAATATTTGGCTGATTCTGGAATCCCATACACAATTATAAG GGCTGGTGGTTTAGATAACAAGGTAGGTGGCAGGGAATTGTTGGTCGGGAAGGATGATGAGCTTCTCTCTACTGAAAACCATTTCATTGCTAGGGCTGATGTTGCTGAAGCTTGCGTTCAGGCTCTGCAGATTGAGGAAAGTAAATTCAAAGCGTTTGATTTGGGATCAATGCCAGAGGGAGTTGGTGAGCCAACAAAGGATTTCAAGGCTCTTTTTGCACTAGTCACCACTCGTTTCTGA
- the LOC113291829 gene encoding sanguinarine reductase-like: MAESNQKITVLVTGASGLTGEIAFKKLKERSDKFVVRGLVRSEASKQRLGGGDEIFLGDVMDKKSLETAMQGIDALIILTSDVPKVVPGSYPGADGKRAEDVFGESFDFNGPMPEFYYEEGQFPEHIDWIGQKNQIDTAKSYHYVEGFEDFGGFGGFEGLDFFLAGDVIELSGTEIDVESSNDLFNLVDFRISSATTDGVGDEIGDESFNADFDLVLGDVDF, from the exons atggcagAATCAAATCAAAAAATCACAGTCCTTGTCACTGGAGCTTCAGGCTTAACTG GTGAAATTGCATTCAAGAAGCTGAAAGAAAGATCAGACAAATTTGTGGTTCGGGGTTTAGTAAGATCAGAAGCAAGTAAACAAAGACTTGGTGGAGGTGATGAAATTTTTCTAGGTGATGTCATGGATAAGAAAAGCCTTGAAACTGCTATGCAAGGAATTGATGCGTTGATTATACTAACAAGTGATGTGCCAAAGGTAGTACCTGGTTCATATCCTGGTGCTGATGGCAAAAGAGCTGAGGATGTATTCGGTGAATCATTTGATTTCAATGGTCCAATGCCTGAATTCTATTACGAGGAAGGGCAATTCCCTGAACATATTGATTGGATTGGACAAAAGAATCAGATCGATACTGCGAAATCATATCATT ATGTTGAAGGCTTTGAAGACTTTGGAGGCTTTGGAGGATTTGAAGGCTTAGATTTCTTCTTAGCTGGTGATGTTATTGAACTTTCTGgtactgaaattgatgttgaatcttctaatGATCTCTTCAATCTCGTTGATTTCCGAATCTCTTCTGCAACAACTGATGGAGTTGGGGATGAAATTGGTGATGAATCTTTTAATGCTGACTTTGATCTCGTtcttggtgatgttgatttttga